Proteins encoded in a region of the Leguminivora glycinivorella isolate SPB_JAAS2020 chromosome 23, LegGlyc_1.1, whole genome shotgun sequence genome:
- the LOC125238316 gene encoding nicotinamide/nicotinic acid mononucleotide adenylyltransferase 1 isoform X5, whose product MTQGKIVLMACGSFSPPTYMHLRMFEIARDYIHTLGLGTVVGGIMSPVHDKYGKKDLVAAHHRISMLKLALRSSAWIKVSEWETQQEGWTRTRLSLQHHQDTINQHLSSNRSDAPSWLPDDMLNVNSLDETDNRVTLNGNHETVTVKLLCGADLLESFATPGLWSEDDLETIVGRHGLVVVSRAGSAPDKFVFDSDMLYKYRRNITLVTNYIANEVSSTVIRRLVRRRESAKYLTEDAVLAYIRHHSLYGAALTDK is encoded by the exons atgacCCAAGGGAAGATAGTTTTAATGGCTTGTGGCAGCTTCAGCCCACCAACTTACATGCATTTGCGTATGTTCG AGATCGCCAGGGATTACATTCACACGCTGGGCCTGGGCACGGTAGTCGGAGGGATAATGTCGCCCGTGCACGACAAGTATGGCAAGAAGGACTTGGTGGCTGCACATCATAG GATATCCATGTTAAAGCTGGCGCTGCGCTCGTCGGCGTGGATCAAGGTGTCGGAGTGGGAGACGCAGCAGGAGGGCTGGACGCGCACCCGGCTCTCGCTGCAGCACCACCAG GACACAATCAACCAGCACCTGTCGTCGAACCGCAGCGACGCCCCCTCGTGGCTGCCCGACGACATGCTCAACGTCAACAGCCTGGACGAGACCGACAACCGGGTCACTCTCAACGGCAACCATGAGACTGTGACGGTTAAGCTACTGTGCGGAGCGGACCTGTTGGAGTCCTTCGCTACGCCCGGCTTGTGGTCTGAGGACGAT CTGGAGACGATCGTGGGGCGGCACGGGCTGGTGGTGGTGAGCCGCGCGGGCAGCGCGCCCGACAAGTTCGTCTTCGACTCCGACATGCTGTACAAATATAGA AGAAACATAACCCTAGTAACAAATTACATAGCCAACGAAGTGAGCTCCACCGTGATCCGGCGCCTGGTGCGGCGGCGAGAGAGCGCCAAGTATCTCACGGAAGACGCCGTGCTCGCCTACATCCGCCACCACAGCCTCTACGGCGCCGCGCTCAC TGACAAATAA
- the LOC125238316 gene encoding nicotinamide/nicotinic acid mononucleotide adenylyltransferase 3 isoform X2 — protein sequence MTQGKIVLMACGSFSPPTYMHLRMFEIARDYIHTLGLGTVVGGIMSPVHDKYGKKDLVAAHHRISMLKLALRSSAWIKVSEWETQQEGWTRTRLSLQHHQDTINQHLSSNRSDAPSWLPDDMLNVNSLDETDNRVTLNGNHETVTVKLLCGADLLESFATPGLWSEDDLETIVGRHGLVVVSRAGSAPDKFVFDSDMLYKYRRNITLVTNYIANEVSSTVIRRLVRRRESAKYLTEDAVLAYIRHHSLYGAALTEYYNDLNRSPQDVPMTSPEETSFKNILISLRDKPSIVDETLTVKRKKSNYLMPTMTDSISPIVDRPRQAYVDKVPVNYVPGKAVKIVSEGGGCPL from the exons atgacCCAAGGGAAGATAGTTTTAATGGCTTGTGGCAGCTTCAGCCCACCAACTTACATGCATTTGCGTATGTTCG AGATCGCCAGGGATTACATTCACACGCTGGGCCTGGGCACGGTAGTCGGAGGGATAATGTCGCCCGTGCACGACAAGTATGGCAAGAAGGACTTGGTGGCTGCACATCATAG GATATCCATGTTAAAGCTGGCGCTGCGCTCGTCGGCGTGGATCAAGGTGTCGGAGTGGGAGACGCAGCAGGAGGGCTGGACGCGCACCCGGCTCTCGCTGCAGCACCACCAG GACACAATCAACCAGCACCTGTCGTCGAACCGCAGCGACGCCCCCTCGTGGCTGCCCGACGACATGCTCAACGTCAACAGCCTGGACGAGACCGACAACCGGGTCACTCTCAACGGCAACCATGAGACTGTGACGGTTAAGCTACTGTGCGGAGCGGACCTGTTGGAGTCCTTCGCTACGCCCGGCTTGTGGTCTGAGGACGAT CTGGAGACGATCGTGGGGCGGCACGGGCTGGTGGTGGTGAGCCGCGCGGGCAGCGCGCCCGACAAGTTCGTCTTCGACTCCGACATGCTGTACAAATATAGA AGAAACATAACCCTAGTAACAAATTACATAGCCAACGAAGTGAGCTCCACCGTGATCCGGCGCCTGGTGCGGCGGCGAGAGAGCGCCAAGTATCTCACGGAAGACGCCGTGCTCGCCTACATCCGCCACCACAGCCTCTACGGCGCCGCGCTCAC TGAGTATTACAACGACCTCAACAGATCCCCGCAAGACGTGCCCATGACGTCGCCAGAGGAAACCAGCTTCAAGAACATACTCATATCCCTTCGAGACAAGCCGTCTATAGTTGACGAAACTCTCACTGTCAAGAGAAAGAAGTCCAACTATCTCATGCCGACCATGACAGACTCCATCAGCCCTATAGTCGACAGGCCGCGACAAGCTTACGTCGACAAAGTCCCTGTCAACTACGTCCCGGGGAAAGCTGTCAAAATTGTCAGCGAG
- the LOC125238316 gene encoding nicotinamide/nicotinic acid mononucleotide adenylyltransferase 3 isoform X3 gives MTQGKIVLMACGSFSPPTYMHLRMFEIARDYIHTLGLGTVVGGIMSPVHDKYGKKDLVAAHHRISMLKLALRSSAWIKVSEWETQQEGWTRTRLSLQHHQDTINQHLSSNRSDAPSWLPDDMLNVNSLDETDNRVTLNGNHETVTVKLLCGADLLESFATPGLWSEDDLETIVGRHGLVVVSRAGSAPDKFVFDSDMLYKYRRNITLVTNYIANEVSSTVIRRLVRRRESAKYLTEDAVLAYIRHHSLYGAALTSPQDVPMTSPEETSFKNILISLRDKPSIVDETLTVKRKKSNYLMPTMTDSISPIVDRPRQAYVDKVPVNYVPGKAVKIVSEGGGCPL, from the exons atgacCCAAGGGAAGATAGTTTTAATGGCTTGTGGCAGCTTCAGCCCACCAACTTACATGCATTTGCGTATGTTCG AGATCGCCAGGGATTACATTCACACGCTGGGCCTGGGCACGGTAGTCGGAGGGATAATGTCGCCCGTGCACGACAAGTATGGCAAGAAGGACTTGGTGGCTGCACATCATAG GATATCCATGTTAAAGCTGGCGCTGCGCTCGTCGGCGTGGATCAAGGTGTCGGAGTGGGAGACGCAGCAGGAGGGCTGGACGCGCACCCGGCTCTCGCTGCAGCACCACCAG GACACAATCAACCAGCACCTGTCGTCGAACCGCAGCGACGCCCCCTCGTGGCTGCCCGACGACATGCTCAACGTCAACAGCCTGGACGAGACCGACAACCGGGTCACTCTCAACGGCAACCATGAGACTGTGACGGTTAAGCTACTGTGCGGAGCGGACCTGTTGGAGTCCTTCGCTACGCCCGGCTTGTGGTCTGAGGACGAT CTGGAGACGATCGTGGGGCGGCACGGGCTGGTGGTGGTGAGCCGCGCGGGCAGCGCGCCCGACAAGTTCGTCTTCGACTCCGACATGCTGTACAAATATAGA AGAAACATAACCCTAGTAACAAATTACATAGCCAACGAAGTGAGCTCCACCGTGATCCGGCGCCTGGTGCGGCGGCGAGAGAGCGCCAAGTATCTCACGGAAGACGCCGTGCTCGCCTACATCCGCCACCACAGCCTCTACGGCGCCGCGCTCAC ATCCCCGCAAGACGTGCCCATGACGTCGCCAGAGGAAACCAGCTTCAAGAACATACTCATATCCCTTCGAGACAAGCCGTCTATAGTTGACGAAACTCTCACTGTCAAGAGAAAGAAGTCCAACTATCTCATGCCGACCATGACAGACTCCATCAGCCCTATAGTCGACAGGCCGCGACAAGCTTACGTCGACAAAGTCCCTGTCAACTACGTCCCGGGGAAAGCTGTCAAAATTGTCAGCGAG
- the LOC125238316 gene encoding nicotinamide/nicotinic acid mononucleotide adenylyltransferase 1 isoform X4 translates to MTQGKIVLMACGSFSPPTYMHLRMFEIARDYIHTLGLGTVVGGIMSPVHDKYGKKDLVAAHHRISMLKLALRSSAWIKVSEWETQQEGWTRTRLSLQHHQDTINQHLSSNRSDAPSWLPDDMLNVNSLDETDNRVTLNGNHETVTVKLLCGADLLESFATPGLWSEDDLETIVGRHGLVVVSRAGSAPDKFVFDSDMLYKYRRNITLVTNYIANEVSSTVIRRLVRRRESAKYLTEDAVLAYIRHHSLYGAALTEAVARCS, encoded by the exons atgacCCAAGGGAAGATAGTTTTAATGGCTTGTGGCAGCTTCAGCCCACCAACTTACATGCATTTGCGTATGTTCG AGATCGCCAGGGATTACATTCACACGCTGGGCCTGGGCACGGTAGTCGGAGGGATAATGTCGCCCGTGCACGACAAGTATGGCAAGAAGGACTTGGTGGCTGCACATCATAG GATATCCATGTTAAAGCTGGCGCTGCGCTCGTCGGCGTGGATCAAGGTGTCGGAGTGGGAGACGCAGCAGGAGGGCTGGACGCGCACCCGGCTCTCGCTGCAGCACCACCAG GACACAATCAACCAGCACCTGTCGTCGAACCGCAGCGACGCCCCCTCGTGGCTGCCCGACGACATGCTCAACGTCAACAGCCTGGACGAGACCGACAACCGGGTCACTCTCAACGGCAACCATGAGACTGTGACGGTTAAGCTACTGTGCGGAGCGGACCTGTTGGAGTCCTTCGCTACGCCCGGCTTGTGGTCTGAGGACGAT CTGGAGACGATCGTGGGGCGGCACGGGCTGGTGGTGGTGAGCCGCGCGGGCAGCGCGCCCGACAAGTTCGTCTTCGACTCCGACATGCTGTACAAATATAGA AGAAACATAACCCTAGTAACAAATTACATAGCCAACGAAGTGAGCTCCACCGTGATCCGGCGCCTGGTGCGGCGGCGAGAGAGCGCCAAGTATCTCACGGAAGACGCCGTGCTCGCCTACATCCGCCACCACAGCCTCTACGGCGCCGCGCTCAC
- the LOC125238316 gene encoding nicotinamide/nicotinic acid mononucleotide adenylyltransferase 3 isoform X1, whose product MTQGKIVLMACGSFSPPTYMHLRMFEIARDYIHTLGLGTVVGGIMSPVHDKYGKKDLVAAHHRISMLKLALRSSAWIKVSEWETQQEGWTRTRLSLQHHQDTINQHLSSNRSDAPSWLPDDMLNVNSLDETDNRVTLNGNHETVTVKLLCGADLLESFATPGLWSEDDLETIVGRHGLVVVSRAGSAPDKFVFDSDMLYKYRRNITLVTNYIANEVSSTVIRRLVRRRESAKYLTEDAVLAYIRHHSLYGAALTEYYNDLNRSPQDVPMTSPEETSFKNILISLRDKPSIVDETLTVKRKKSNYLMPTMTDSISPIVDRPRQAYVDKVPVNYVPGKAVKIVSEVSDYNSLDSYLTKDECEYELYRRRVSEGNVDTTLKVEPKKRCTSTIRKLNKPDIKKSKSEVSKLCDKVKSIKLKDKESRNYKTRSCNDIVRLILTKHGIHVISDTEAIV is encoded by the exons atgacCCAAGGGAAGATAGTTTTAATGGCTTGTGGCAGCTTCAGCCCACCAACTTACATGCATTTGCGTATGTTCG AGATCGCCAGGGATTACATTCACACGCTGGGCCTGGGCACGGTAGTCGGAGGGATAATGTCGCCCGTGCACGACAAGTATGGCAAGAAGGACTTGGTGGCTGCACATCATAG GATATCCATGTTAAAGCTGGCGCTGCGCTCGTCGGCGTGGATCAAGGTGTCGGAGTGGGAGACGCAGCAGGAGGGCTGGACGCGCACCCGGCTCTCGCTGCAGCACCACCAG GACACAATCAACCAGCACCTGTCGTCGAACCGCAGCGACGCCCCCTCGTGGCTGCCCGACGACATGCTCAACGTCAACAGCCTGGACGAGACCGACAACCGGGTCACTCTCAACGGCAACCATGAGACTGTGACGGTTAAGCTACTGTGCGGAGCGGACCTGTTGGAGTCCTTCGCTACGCCCGGCTTGTGGTCTGAGGACGAT CTGGAGACGATCGTGGGGCGGCACGGGCTGGTGGTGGTGAGCCGCGCGGGCAGCGCGCCCGACAAGTTCGTCTTCGACTCCGACATGCTGTACAAATATAGA AGAAACATAACCCTAGTAACAAATTACATAGCCAACGAAGTGAGCTCCACCGTGATCCGGCGCCTGGTGCGGCGGCGAGAGAGCGCCAAGTATCTCACGGAAGACGCCGTGCTCGCCTACATCCGCCACCACAGCCTCTACGGCGCCGCGCTCAC TGAGTATTACAACGACCTCAACAGATCCCCGCAAGACGTGCCCATGACGTCGCCAGAGGAAACCAGCTTCAAGAACATACTCATATCCCTTCGAGACAAGCCGTCTATAGTTGACGAAACTCTCACTGTCAAGAGAAAGAAGTCCAACTATCTCATGCCGACCATGACAGACTCCATCAGCCCTATAGTCGACAGGCCGCGACAAGCTTACGTCGACAAAGTCCCTGTCAACTACGTCCCGGGGAAAGCTGTCAAAATTGTCAGCGAGGTAAGCGACTACAACTCTCTCGACAGCTACTTAACCAAAGACGAGTGCGAGTACGAACTTTATAGGAGAAGGGTAAGTGAGGGAAATGTGGACACTACTCTTAAAGTCGAACCGAAGAAACGATGTACGTCCACCATTCGTAAGTTGAATAAACCGGATATTAAGAAGAGTAAGTCGGAGGTGAGTAAGTTGTGCGATAAGGTGAAGAGTATAAAGTTGAAAGACAAGGAGAGTAGGAATTATAAGACGCGCAGTTGCAACGATATTGTGAGGCTCATTCTGACGAAGCATGGTATTCATGTCATTAGCGATACTGAGGCTATAGTTTAA